The DNA window tttatgacagtgatgacgtcactgaataatgttgacattgccaGCAAGTGCGAGaaggacaccagcccaaacaattacctctcatgtggacacactttttgacctaattaaacaatctagtttaataattctaaatctatggttcaaactgacactgacagatttgaactgtcagattgcatacaagttttctttaagattatgaatttttaagactgtctttGGGAAGCCttattttcattcatttcattcgttCAGTGAATGTACTTACCAAGTACTTACGTGTTGTTTAGCATTAGCAGACGACCAGTTGCcgcctactatttttttatattgttcgCGTTTTCAGTAATAATGGCTAaactactatttatattactTGCGATATGCATATCTGCTGTTATTTCTAAGAAATCCGAAAATAAACCAGATTGGGCAAAGAAGGATATCACAGATTTTACCGAAGCTGACATGGAAAGGTATTTATTACAGTTATATTCTTAACTAATTCCATATTCctgacataattatgtttatttacatCTTCATTACAGACTGTTAGACCAGTGGGAAGAAGATGAAGAGCCCCTCCCAGAAGATGAGTTACCAGAACACCTTCGAAAGCCACCGGCAATAGACATAACCAAAATGGATATGTCGAATCCAGAAGCTGTGTTGGAAGCTACAAAGAAAGGACAGACGCTCATGATGTTTGTTACAGTGGCTAACAACCCCTCAAGAGCGCGCACAGACGAATTGACAAAAATTTGGCAAACAGGTCTCTGGAGTAATCACATACAGGCAGAGAGGCGAGTATACAGCTACTATTTATCTAACCGTTTTTCTCCTTATTTTATCTGGTAAACCCTAGCGCCGATGCCAATTCTTGATTGGTTGCCAAGCTGACCCCAGGGTTCCAAAAAACCATGACTATTCATATTCCAGGAAGATAACAAATAGTGGGTAAACTTTGCTAGTGACactaacttaaaattaataaatattataggacattcttacacagattggatatataatatacaaatacttatatatatagaaaacatccatgactcaggaacaaatatctgttcttgtcacacaaataaatgcccttaccgggattcaaaatTTAGATTTCTTCACTAACCTATCCATTTATCTCATTTTAGGTACCTCATTGCTGATGACAGAGCCATTTTCATGTTCAAAGATGGCTCTCAGGCGTGGACAGCTAAGAAGTTCCTATTGGAACAAGAAGAGCTGAAAGATGTGCAGTTGGAGAGCCAAACATATCAGGGCACCAAGGCTGATGTCAGAAATACTGCTTTGAGGGATGAATTATAAGATGTGATAGGTTAAAATCTATTCTTCCATCATAAGGGTGCATTTACTAATCAACCATTGGCAGATGTATTCAGTGGTTAATTCAGTATGAAGATGCAATTGTAATTATcaataggcttgtgccgtttcgttcgttgatcggagcgctccgatctcgttcagtcgctcccacgaactagttcgctcttttaggtcttttgctcatttagttcagacaGACCAGCGACcgttgcggtcggaaagatcagaacgaatgggaccgaatagtgtcaaaatgatacgaatagtccacagatagtaacattccgggccgaaaggttgtaagtaaccgaagtttaatatgaaaacttgacttttttgttgctctgctaagtagctctcactctcggtcggcgcagtcacacattcgttctcgatccaaaccgctcgcgttcgccgatcctgtactgaactaaatgagcaaagaccgattctcagaccacggaaagattcagttcatttcagtcattgatgggattttattcctaacagttcatagttcgtgaacgacacaagcctaattaTCAATATGGAGAGTATGTGAAGTGCTTTTATTGCTTGTGGATCCATACCTCGTTTAAAGTGTAAAAGTTCcatgcatatttttttaatgagacATTGCAGATATAGGAATAATAAACAGTGATCAGTTTTTTGGATTCGACATGGGGTGAACGACCTCaatcattatgttagtatggatatgccccgggaatccgggcttaatgttgttagaaaaggcaaaaaaatatgtacaatgtccacaatgccaaatggttttattgctcaaccaaaaatataaagcaacaaCATTAACATTATAAGATGTAAGGTAATACTTTGTGGAGGTTCTAATATATTTTGCTTAATAGAGTGTAGAGATTAGCAAAAGAATAGAAGTTTTTGTCTCAACTGGTTGCCATGTAAGAGTAAAAAGTTCCTTAGAGATAATTTCGTcgtatcaatattaacttttctacttgatatcccgcgagggtgaatccaaaaaaccgatcactgatAATAAAGCAGCCTAAGATAAAAGTGCTTCCcacacaatttttattttacaagagTAATCACATTCACTTTTACTTGTgttacataatataaattatgtagaTGTCATCTTTTTGTATAATCACTGGATTTGTGTGCCATTCACATTTAACCTTTTGTAAcatcaacaaaataataatctaTAGGCATGTGTAGCATTGTCAACTACTTGCATTTCAATAAGGTTTCATGTaatttaatatggaattaaaTTTGAGTTTCACTAAAATGCAGAGCTCAAAAGATAAAACATCCGTTTATAAAATAAGTCTTAAATGTAGAACAATTGATCTGTAAATTATTGAATGAACTGAGATATTTAAGAATAAATGTTATTTCTTACATTTcctgtttttttagggttccgtagtcaactaggaacccttatagtttcgccatgtctgtctgtccgtccgtccgtccgtccgtccgcggataatctcagtaaccgttagctctagaaagctgaaacttggtaccaatatgtatatcaatcacgccaacaaagtgcaaaaataaaaaatggaaaaaaatgttttattagggtaccccctacatgtaaagtgggggctgatattttttttcattccaaccctgtgatacattgttggataggtatttaaaaattaataagggtttactaagaccgttttttgataatattaatattttcggaaataatcgctcctaaaggaaaaaaaaggtgcgtcccccccctctaacttttgaaccatatgtttaaaaaatatgaaaaaaatcacaaaagtagaactttataaagactttctaggaaaattgttttgaacttgataggttcagtagtttttgagaaaaatacggaaaactacggaaccctacactgagcgtggccggacacgctcttggccggttttttttcatatgaaTTCCTTAATTATAAGCTAGGTCACCACATGCCCTACTGCCGATAGCATACTCACGATATGCCCTATTCGAGGCTGGTTGTTTGACCGAGCAAAATTTTCAtgctgcctcggccgaggcacgtgAGAGCACATATGTACTCGTATTTTTGCCTCGCCTTATGTGAACCCAGAACCCATTCATTTATTTCTTCTAAGAGATAAGATAGTGTTTAAGAAAAACAACACATACATGATAACTtgctttttttattacaaaaataactGGCCGTTCAACAGCATATGGGATACAGAAAGTATATGATTACCTAAATTAAAAAGCATCAGTAGCTCGGAAATGTTCTTCATCAATAGTGGAGTAGATGTGGCCTTCACCGCACATCCATTCCAGAATGTTTCTGTAATAAAAATGAGAAAATAAATTTTCTGAATATGCATAAAAAATTTGCTGACAGTTAAATAGGTATGATTGCGCGCGTATGATAACAACGGGCAACAAATGGGTTGGACAAAGTTCCTATTTAGGAGCTCAGTTCTTGTGCTAAGCTTCAGCAATTATCATAAATAAAGGGGGTCCTCCACTCCAAACCATAATATACAACTAAAGGCTGCGATTGTTTTGGAATTGATCCGACTGGTTTTAACACTTGTACTTGTATAGACAAATTATGATGAGTATGAATTCTCATGGTGCAAAAACTTACTCGAATTCAACCTGCGGCATGCGTTCCTTCAGCGACGCATACATGTCCTGCTTGCTGATACCCTGTTCCTGTGTGGAGGCCCGGATGAGGTTGAACACCATCATCTGGCGCGGGTTCAGACCGTTGACGGAGCCCCCACTGTCTGACATGCCCACCATTGAGTTGGCGGGCAGACCTCCGTTGAATGTAGAGTTGGTGTTTGCAACAGGTTTTTCCTGGATAAACAGAGTATTTTAGAAATAGCTgcatgaaagaggcatatgttcagcagtggatgcaaatatgctgagaagaagaagaagctcATCTTCATTGTTTGCTTCTAGATTTTCTGATTTTAATTCTTCCACAAGAATTTTACTTAGACTGGTTGAATTTTGTTTTCATTGTATCTTCAACTGAATTTTATTTTGTGAGGTACTTGCTTATGCTTATTACAATGAGcaaaccacagaacttaatttagatagaagaaacaaattcatatatttgtataggggccgagcgtgtcaaattttgtactgaagttgattcttgcctgtaattttaaatatgtctcaggctcttgattgttcataatttttgtgttgttgcaattgaatatcacgtaacgaggcattttttatgttttggttgacttcaacttacaaaaattgacgcccgaaagctacaagctgcgagtaaagacggacaactcagtggatttcactgagttcatttgacacgctaagtagatacgtttgcttgatctatggtatatatgacatctgtggagcAAACTATTAAAGACCAAGTTCATATCATGGTAGCTGCTTGTTTGGTAGTAAGCTGTCGCCAGAgtctatggacgcctgctacTTGACTTACCTTCTTTGATTCTGCTTCCATTTTCACCTTATTATTAATACATTGTAAATAATGGAATGTGATTGCATTGACATCTGTAATGGGCATTATTTTGAAAATCATCACAACTTTTTTGCCTTTATTGGTTTTCACATTGCCATAAATTTGGATGTAGTCATTTACATTGACTTTGGGTGAAGACTTATCCTGGAACAGATACaaagtaaaaattaaataagtactAGGTAAGCAATAAGGTGAGGGAAATGCTTAGACACACAACAGCTTTgttaagacaagttaggacaagTTCAAACTGTTGGGTTCCTAACATTATTAAAAGAGGCCTGGCCATCTCATtaggacgtccgtcgtaaatcgtaGACCGCGACCTATCTCTTTTAgtgtcttttgctcatttagttcacaAACCACATCCAGAGAATGCCAGATTTcaatcggacgtccgtgcgctagtccacagatagtaacattccgcgtccgtcgaccgatagtttatGAAAACGgacttttttgttgctctgctattAGCTCTCATTGTCCAGTCATTCCCTCGATCCAAACCGCGGctcgatcctatactgaacgaGCACGTTCTCAGacgtcattgatgggattttattcctaacagttcatagttcgtgaagaGACAAGCCTACATCTCATTTTTTGAGGACAACAGGGGGTGTGGCTAAATAAGTTTAGGTAGCTGTGAGTTAGGAGATAAACATATAGAAAGTCCCCAGCTAAACTTTTTAACCTCTTGCATgctgtatttttttcatattgtttACTCAaacgcggatccagcttcgtgcccagggggggtcacgtggtaaaggcccggggccccagggggggtcacgtggtctatttgtatggccaacttaagctccaggggggggtcatgacccccatgacccccccccctggatccgcgcatgtgtTTACTCCTAAGCAGATCCGCATTCCGGCATACGAGAAGTTAAGCAAGGGAGGAGGAGGGTTTAAAGATCCCATTGTTCAGTATGACGCGAAATAAACTTACATCCTCATCCATAGCTTCCTGGTCCAACCAGAGTACAGCTCTCATCCTGCCCGTCACATCCTGGATTGTGTAAGTAATTTTGGTGCTCTGCATCCGAATGTTCCTGACTCTCGCTACCAGGGATACAATTTGTATTTCTGTGCCCCATATCTTTACACCGTCGTCACCACAGTGGAGTGCTTGGCGGATTACAATGGGTGCTGTACGAGATGCTCTTCGACCCTGAAATGATATAAGTAGTGATTTTAAGCCATCAAGAAAAAATTGTTAAGAAAAATGCAGAAGTTGAATAAATCATTTGATCAGGGTtttatctaaatatgtaaacatttttagTTCTCATTACGATTTGAAGAGTTGTGTGAATCTGGGAGATTATGTTGCCTAGTTCAAACAAAGAACAGAAACAGATCCTTTCTGTATTTATTTTGCCAAAATGAAAAGCATAAGTTGTTTTAACAAACCATGATTTCAAAACATAACACTTGCACAATAAAGGTTTACTGTAGTTTCAgtttagttagttttatttcaagtgCACACAACAGTTCCTTATCTTAGTTACTAATTTACTATTATtagttaataattttaaccttagcAATTACAAAATAAGCTTCTGATTCATTTGACATTTGTTTTGAAAGGATTACTAGGACATTCCAGGTTGTCTGCCTtatttaagaacagtcaagtaATTTATAATAATGGAATAAAAACGTAGCATCAGCGTGATATAATTGATATCCAATTtgaatctccatacaaaataGATTATTGAAGCGGCAATAAATAAGGCAAGTTTCTTCCCATATTTAATTAAGGTGTACACAGTTGTTGACCTAAGGACATgctttaaacaaaaacattCATTGGCTGTTGAGTAAAAACATATAGCTTAAATTAGTTTTACAATAAATTGAGTAATGTCTCATGAGAATTGCAACATGATACATACCGTTTTTTGAGGCTGGTTTGGGGTGTTTGCATTGCCAAACTGGTTAGGAGAATTGAAAAATCCGCCCCCGGCCGCTGATTGGTCTAAAAAAGCATTTGTTTTATTAGGATGTTATTATAACCTTCAAAAGTACGTCTTCAATTATTGTAAAAAGTACGTACCGTTCCACATATTTACGGTTGATTTTTACAAGGAGGCTTCTTTACGTAGACAAGATAGCTATTTCAAATTATTAGTTTCGAATCACGGGGGTTACGGCTAAATCTTGTGCAATTGGCGGTTTCACATTCGGATACTGAAAAAAATAGTCCCTATTCATAAGATTTACCACTCATTCCTTTAATCCAATTAATGATCCAACAGATAAATTACAGTATATACCGATAATAAAGGCGGAAACACTACGGAAACACGAAATCTTGTAAGTAAAAGTGTTTTATACGGAA is part of the Leguminivora glycinivorella isolate SPB_JAAS2020 chromosome 10, LegGlyc_1.1, whole genome shotgun sequence genome and encodes:
- the LOC125230265 gene encoding LDLR chaperone boca, translating into MAKLLFILLAICISAVISKKSENKPDWAKKDITDFTEADMERLLDQWEEDEEPLPEDELPEHLRKPPAIDITKMDMSNPEAVLEATKKGQTLMMFVTVANNPSRARTDELTKIWQTGLWSNHIQAERYLIADDRAIFMFKDGSQAWTAKKFLLEQEELKDVQLESQTYQGTKADVRNTALRDEL
- the LOC125230160 gene encoding replication protein A 32 kDa subunit; amino-acid sequence: MWNDQSAAGGGFFNSPNQFGNANTPNQPQKTGRRASRTAPIVIRQALHCGDDGVKIWGTEIQIVSLVARVRNIRMQSTKITYTIQDVTGRMRAVLWLDQEAMDEDDKSSPKVNVNDYIQIYGNVKTNKGKKVVMIFKIMPITDVNAITFHYLQCINNKVKMEAESKKEKPVANTNSTFNGGLPANSMVGMSDSGGSVNGLNPRQMMVFNLIRASTQEQGISKQDMYASLKERMPQVEFENILEWMCGEGHIYSTIDEEHFRATDAF